The window GAATAATGTAAATTCCCATGGCGTTTTGGGGGCAGCAAGCAGGCAAAAATACAGGGGAACTGGTAGAATCGTCTTTTCTTGCCACCTTTAACTACATAATACAATACATTTCACTCATCATACCTCAGCAGCCCCAGATTCCCGTTGACCATATCCCAAACCGTTCCTGTCttggccgctgctgctggttgctCAACCATCTTGCTTCCTCGACGGGTGTGTTTTCTCGCAGGCGAGctcccctccgccatccagatatcctcctcgccttcgtTCATGCTTGCTCCCTCTCCGGCCTTCCGTCCCAGCAAGAGATCCACCTCCGCCAACGTCTGTAACGACCCCTCCAGCGCCACCTGCCCTTCCTCAATCTTCTCCGCTACTGTCTCAAACGTGGCAATCTTGGCTTGCTCAGCTGCATACACCCATTGTTTGACACGGCCAGAAACTTGGGTGTAGTCGTCATTGCTGGTGGAAAGGGTATGATCACTGGACTTTACCCTATTGCCTCCCGGCATAGGGTGTGCGGGTATCAACTGGCTTTCTTGAGCTAGATGATCCAAAGCCGTGGTGTTTTCCTTGACTTGTTTGCTGATTGTATTGTTCAGATGGTGTTTCTGAGCAATGAGACCCTTTTGCTCgcgggagagggcgaggagttgCTCTAGGTagggggtgaggagttgTGCTGCGGACGTTGGTTGAGAAGACAGCGCAGACTCGTTATGTGAGTTCATATCTTCTGGTTTGGTGGGTTTGATGTCTGGTTTAGGGTGTTGGCTgacgagattgaggagggatTTGCGAGCCTCGAGGTATTGGTCGTATTTATCCTTTATACTGGCCAGCTGGGCGTCCATGTCAAGGGGCTCGTTAATGGACGCTTTGCTGGCGCGGAATCGGTTGTCTGGACTGCCTGGGGGGTGGTCGGCGTCGTCGCCTGATGCTTTAGAGAGTTCATTTTCGATCCAGCTGATGAGTTCTATCCTGGTTTTGTTGAGGGCTTCGAGTTTGGCgctgtcggtggtggtttctGGGCGGGCTGTGGATTGTGACCTGACCTTTTCTAGggctttctcttctttttggagTAATAGCTTTGCCTCGAAGACGTGTTTCTCTAGTTGGTCGTTTAGGTCTTTGAGGTGggcgttggtggaggtgttaTCGAGAGTCATGGCGGAGACGATCTCTCTTGGAATGCTGGGTAGAGGTCGACTGTCTCGAAATACCTCCTTGGGGTTCATGAAATCTGGCGATGCTGCTGGCTTTTGACTCAGCTGGATGAGGTGCTTTTCGATTGCCTGGAGCCTCTCGCGCTTCTTTTCGAGACTGATAATCGCCAGGTGCTCCTGGAGACGCTCTAGGCCTCCATTTGAGCtgtcatcttcttctggcTCGCTTGCATGACTGGTTTCATGAGTCTGCTTTCTGAACTCGTCACGGGCTTTGATGTTTGCCCTCAAGGCCTCGAGATATTGTCGATAAAGgccttgggtggtggaggctggGCCAGGCTTCTGATCAGTAACCAGAGCCAGGGGTTCTCTAACAGATCCATGCTGGAGACTAGACTCCAGATGCAATGCTATCATTCGTCGAATATGTGCTGCTTCTTCACGTGGTCTGATGTAGGGGTCGAGAACTCTTTGTATGGTTGTGAGGGTATCACTGGTTGGGCTGGGCATTGCGGTGAGTTGTaaggtgaggttgaagcGTTCGCTAACAAAAGATTGAGGATGCTGGCTTCGGTTTATGGGTCCAGTTGTCTTTGAAGAAGAGTATATTAAACACCCATGGATTCAGCGCATTCTCGACAATTTCATGAATAACCTCGTATTGCTGTAGTCAGTaagtggtgttgttgtttgtgaCAAGATACTGTCTTGAGCAGCTTGTAAACACACTGGCTGTTTGTTAGGGAAGTTGACTTGATATAAATGCAGGAGCCATCAGTGGTGTCCTCACTAAATATGCCTCAGCTACGGTTTACTTTGACAGCAGGCGGCCAATCAGAGGACGTCGCGGAACTACCCAAAAAATTCCCACATTGAGGACGGCGCATGGCAGCTTCAACTCTCAGACGCGAGCAAC is drawn from Podospora pseudocomata strain CBS 415.72m chromosome 1 map unlocalized CBS415.72m_1, whole genome shotgun sequence and contains these coding sequences:
- a CDS encoding uncharacterized protein (EggNog:ENOG503P2GG), whose product is MPSPTSDTLTTIQRVLDPYIRPREEAAHIRRMIALHLESSLQHGSVREPLALVTDQKPGPASTTQGLYRQYLEALRANIKARDEFRKQTHETSHASEPEEDDSSNGGLERLQEHLAIISLEKKRERLQAIEKHLIQLSQKPAASPDFMNPKEVFRDSRPLPSIPREIVSAMTLDNTSTNAHLKDLNDQLEKHVFEAKLLLQKEEKALEKVRSQSTARPETTTDSAKLEALNKTRIELISWIENELSKASGDDADHPPGSPDNRFRASKASINEPLDMDAQLASIKDKYDQYLEARKSLLNLVSQHPKPDIKPTKPEDMNSHNESALSSQPTSAAQLLTPYLEQLLALSREQKGLIAQKHHLNNTISKQVKENTTALDHLAQESQLIPAHPMPGGNRVKSSDHTLSTSNDDYTQVSGRVKQWVYAAEQAKIATFETVAEKIEEGQVALEGSLQTLAEVDLLLGRKAGEGASMNEGEEDIWMAEGSSPARKHTRRGSKMVEQPAAAAKTGTVWDMVNGNLGLLRYDE